The Nicotiana tabacum cultivar K326 chromosome 14, ASM71507v2, whole genome shotgun sequence genome contains a region encoding:
- the LOC142168934 gene encoding uncharacterized protein LOC142168934 — translation MAAPPNFEEGQSTYIPPRFNGQYYGWWKTMICDFIMAEDSEFWDVIFDGPFIPLKTIGEPEVTVPKSRKEYSDADRKAIEKNFRAKKIPICGIGPDEYNRISTCQSVKEIWEALQTAHEGTTQVKQSKIDMLTTKYELFRMKDDESIQDMHTRFTSIINKLHSLGEIILRNKLVRKILSVLPGSWESKVNAIMEAKDLQKLTIDELIGNLKTYEMKKKKDHERREPKREKNMVLKTNNNKSSGEDTDMAYLTKRFQKMYKHNIDKTAKRNPVPNKRFKRKEAADNIVKLALAAWGDSSRESGEDDAQGDTSMMTVENEAADYDFIFALMEKTDDDEDNDDDEVNVLDVQRNLKSYSQKKLISLGNILIDTYYNLINDKNALTIELGEVENERDNLNEIDDSLVVVMDLKETIEELKRGNSSGTVQKGKEVASEAYIKLENELQYLYTYFGNTGHFKENCKARIQSQQRNKVFVEKKIGSCKLCFAEQTGQEGPGSGHADVKFQRTQGV, via the exons atggctgctccaccaaacttcgaaGAAGGTCAATCCACCTACATACCACCAAGATTCAATGGCCAAtactatggatggtggaagacaatGATATGTGATTTTATTATGGCTGAAGATTCAGAGTTCTGGGATGTTATCTTTGATGGTCCTTTCATTCCTCTAAAAACCATTGGGGAACCAGAAGTGACAGTTCCCAAGTCTAGGAAGGAATACAGCGATGCTGACCGCAAGGCTATAGAGAAAAACTTTCGAGCAAAGAAAATCCCTATTTGTGGCATTGGGCCAGATGAATACAACAGGATTTCTACTTGTCAATCTGTCAAGGAGATCTGGGAAGCTCTCCAAACAGCACACGAAGGGACAACTCAAGTCAAGCAGTCAAAGATTGATATGCTAACCACTAAGTATGAACTTTTCAGGATGAAGGACGATGAGTCCATTCAGGACATGCACACTCGCTTTACCTCTATCATCAATAAGCTCCATTCCTTGGGAGAAATCATTCTAAGGAACAAACTTGTCAGGAAAATACTCAGCGTATTACCTGGTTCCTGGGAAAGTAAAGTAAATGCTATCATGGAGGCAAAGGATCTACAAAAGCTAACAATTGATGAActcattggtaatttgaaaacttatgaaatgaagaagaaaaaggatcATGAGAGAAGAGAGCCCAAAAGGGAGAAGAACATGGTCCTCAAGACAAACAACAATAAATCAAGTGGTGAGGATACTGATATGGCTTACTTGACAAAgagatttcagaagatg TACAAGCACAACATAGATAAAACAgccaagaggaacccggttcctaacaaaagatttaaaagaaaagaagccGCTGACAATATTGTGAAActagctcttgctgcatgggggGACTCTTCCAGAGAATCTGGAGAAGATGATGCACAAGGTGACACCTCCATGATGACAGTCGAAAATGAAGCAGCTGATTATGATTTCATCTTTGCCCTGATGGAAAAAACTGACGATGATgaagataatgatgatgatgaggtaaacgttctagacgttcaaagaaatcTGAAGTCTTACTCTCAGAAAAAGCTTATATCTTTGGGAAATATTTTAATTGACACTTATTACaatcttataaatgataaaaatgcctTAACTATAGAGCTAGGAGAGGTGGAAAATGAGAGAGATAATTTG AATGAGATAGATGACTCGTTAGTAGTCGTCATGGACctaaaagaaacaatagaggAATTAAAAAGGGGAAACAGTTCTGGGACTGTCCAAAAGGGgaaggaagttgcaagtgaggcatatattaagcttgaaaatgaactTCAATAT CTTTACACTTACTTTGGCAACACTGGTCACTTTAAAGAAAACTGTAAGGCTAGAATTCAGTCCCAACAGAGAAACAAGGTGTTTGTTGAAAAG aagATTGGATCATGCAAGCTTTGCTTTGCTGAACAAACTGGtcaggaaggacctggttcgGGGCATGCTGATGTCAAGTTTCAAAGAACACAAGGTGTGTAA